One part of the Microlunatus elymi genome encodes these proteins:
- a CDS encoding SRPBCC family protein: MTDTTTEPAIRHHVVVDIPADRAFAIFTEQFDKIKPREQNLLDSPIAETIFERHVGGNVYDRGEDGSECRWARVLAFEPPARFVISWDIGPNWQLESDPARCSEVEVRFVAETPDRTRVELEHRNLDRHGDGWQAVGRGVSAPNGWPLYLQRFAELTR, encoded by the coding sequence ATGACTGACACCACGACCGAGCCGGCGATCCGGCATCACGTCGTCGTCGACATCCCGGCCGATCGCGCCTTCGCGATCTTCACCGAGCAGTTCGACAAGATCAAACCGCGCGAGCAGAACCTGCTCGACTCCCCCATCGCCGAAACGATCTTCGAACGCCACGTCGGCGGCAACGTGTACGACCGCGGCGAGGACGGATCGGAATGCCGTTGGGCCCGAGTGCTCGCGTTCGAGCCGCCGGCACGGTTCGTGATCAGCTGGGACATCGGACCGAACTGGCAACTCGAGTCCGATCCGGCCCGCTGCAGCGAGGTCGAGGTGCGCTTCGTCGCCGAGACGCCCGACCGCACCCGGGTCGAGCTGGAGCATCGCAACCTGGATCGGCACGGCGACGGCTGGCAGGCTGTCGGTCGAGGCGTGTCCGCTCCGAACGGCTGGCCGCTCTACCTCCAGCGCTTCGCCGAGTTGACCCGCTGA
- a CDS encoding LacI family DNA-binding transcriptional regulator, whose protein sequence is MNQSDDAAGSGGSTTGRPGHPPVRRSATLSDVAHEAGVSLATASRSLNGSTRTVREEYRQRVLAAARKLNYSANHSAQAVARGTSNTVALVVSDIADPYFSSIASGVMRAAEDEGLVVTMSITERRPEREAELVRALRGMRPRSLMLVGSRRTDPRAAEELEAELTAYEQAGGRVIVIAQPTMPFRTVAIRNEEAAADLAEQLIGLGYESMAVLAGPDGLLTARERVRGFVDRCTELGVQVPERKIVHGEFTRDGGFVAAAELHRRELSDVELVFAVNDVMAVGAMAYFRTTGMQLGQDIAIAGFDDIETLRDVSPALTTVALPLQQIGRVAVTLALTEDPDSEVVPVDGSVIIRESTPRRK, encoded by the coding sequence GTGAACCAATCCGACGATGCCGCCGGATCCGGCGGATCAACGACCGGACGCCCCGGTCATCCCCCGGTGCGCCGAAGCGCGACGCTGAGCGACGTGGCCCATGAGGCCGGCGTCTCCCTGGCGACCGCGTCACGGTCGCTGAACGGGAGCACCCGAACCGTGCGCGAGGAGTATCGCCAGCGGGTGCTGGCGGCGGCCCGCAAGCTGAACTACTCGGCCAACCATTCCGCCCAGGCGGTGGCCCGCGGCACCAGCAACACCGTTGCGCTGGTGGTCTCCGACATCGCCGACCCCTACTTCTCCTCGATCGCCTCCGGTGTGATGCGCGCGGCGGAGGACGAGGGACTGGTGGTCACCATGTCGATCACCGAACGGCGGCCGGAGCGAGAGGCCGAACTGGTCCGGGCGCTGCGCGGGATGCGGCCACGCTCACTGATGCTGGTCGGCAGCCGCCGTACCGATCCGAGGGCCGCCGAGGAACTCGAGGCCGAGTTGACCGCGTACGAGCAGGCCGGCGGTCGGGTGATCGTGATCGCCCAGCCGACGATGCCGTTCCGTACGGTGGCCATTCGCAACGAGGAGGCAGCCGCCGACCTGGCCGAGCAGCTGATCGGGCTGGGGTACGAGTCGATGGCGGTGCTGGCCGGTCCGGATGGACTGCTGACCGCCCGGGAACGAGTCCGCGGCTTCGTCGACCGGTGCACCGAGCTCGGCGTGCAGGTCCCCGAACGCAAGATCGTGCACGGCGAATTCACCCGTGACGGCGGCTTTGTGGCCGCGGCCGAACTGCATCGGCGTGAGTTGTCCGATGTGGAGTTGGTGTTCGCGGTCAATGACGTGATGGCTGTCGGGGCGATGGCCTACTTCCGCACCACCGGAATGCAGTTGGGTCAGGACATCGCAATCGCCGGCTTCGACGACATCGAGACCCTGCGCGACGTCTCCCCCGCGCTGACCACGGTCGCGCTTCCGCTGCAGCAGATCGGCCGGGTCGCGGTCACGCTGGCACTGACCGAGGACCCGGACAGCGAGGTGGTGCCGGTCGACGGCTCGGTGATCATCCGGGAGAGCACACCCCGGCGGAAGTGA
- a CDS encoding flavin reductase family protein, with product MSQISTTAEPMLDEEINQVTVDDFKQIFRRHPAGVSVITLRTGDARPVGFSATSVISVAAAPPSVAFSLAATSRSWPSVARSESLVINFLTADQADASLRFAATDVDRFAHGDWSVLDTGEPVLDGGHSWLRGQVNRRIPVGPSFLIIVDVLQTVIRSEAAPLVYHDRRHHTLTARDGSVRG from the coding sequence GTGTCCCAGATCAGCACCACCGCCGAACCGATGCTCGACGAAGAGATCAACCAGGTCACCGTCGACGACTTCAAGCAGATCTTCCGCCGCCATCCGGCCGGGGTGTCGGTGATCACGCTGCGCACCGGCGACGCCCGACCGGTCGGATTCTCCGCGACCTCGGTGATCTCGGTGGCCGCTGCGCCACCTTCCGTCGCCTTCTCGCTGGCCGCGACCTCGCGGTCCTGGCCGTCGGTGGCGCGCAGCGAGTCGCTGGTGATCAACTTCCTCACCGCCGACCAGGCAGACGCGTCGTTACGCTTCGCTGCCACCGACGTGGATCGCTTTGCCCACGGCGATTGGAGCGTGTTGGACACCGGTGAGCCGGTGCTCGACGGTGGACACAGCTGGTTGCGCGGCCAGGTCAATCGACGGATACCGGTCGGCCCGAGTTTCTTGATCATCGTCGACGTGCTGCAGACCGTGATCCGCAGTGAGGCGGCGCCGCTGGTCTATCACGATCGTCGGCACCACACCTTGACCGCGCGCGACGGGAGCGTCCGTGGCTGA
- a CDS encoding barstar family protein, with protein MTGDDLESTIRRIASGGVVEVSDSTQLEQRLRLAGWNVRVLDHFSDRQGFYRNIASGLDFPAYSGHNLDALWDSLRAVPPKTAVIIFWQDFAATDPAYADRARAVLTDRTQAGPEFAVILDQRG; from the coding sequence ATGACCGGCGACGATCTCGAGTCGACCATCCGCCGGATTGCCTCCGGCGGAGTTGTCGAGGTGTCCGACAGCACGCAACTGGAGCAGCGGCTGCGTCTGGCCGGCTGGAACGTACGAGTCCTTGATCATTTCAGCGACCGGCAGGGCTTCTACCGCAACATCGCAAGCGGGCTTGACTTTCCGGCCTACTCCGGTCACAACTTGGACGCACTGTGGGACTCGCTGCGGGCGGTGCCGCCGAAGACCGCGGTGATCATCTTCTGGCAAGACTTCGCGGCCACCGACCCCGCCTACGCCGATCGGGCGCGCGCGGTACTGACCGACCGAACACAAGCAGGGCCCGAATTCGCCGTGATCTTGGACCAGCGAGGCTGA
- a CDS encoding Gfo/Idh/MocA family protein — protein MAHNEVGIIVNGVTGRMGYRQHLVRSLLAIQADGGVELSDGRRVGIRPVLVGRNAEKLAEIAKRHEIAEWTTDLDAALADPRIDIYFDSQLTSARVPAVKKAIAAGKNIYAEKPIAETSEEARDLIALAEEAGVKNGVVHDKLYLPGLRKLRRLIDSGFFGRILSVRGEFGYWVFEGDWIPSQRPSWNYRSEDGGGIVSDMFPHWNYVLEGLFGQVRSVYAQAVTHIDERVDEQGKPYTATADDAAYAVFELEGGVIAQLNSSWDVRVHRNELVEFQVDGTLGSAVVGLFGAEIQPRTATPRPTWNPDVKDDHDYLADWHQVPETTPMGNGFRAQWEDFIRHVLDDGPHPYDFRSGARGVRLAELALRSSAGGKRIEVPAE, from the coding sequence GTGGCACACAATGAGGTCGGCATCATCGTCAACGGCGTCACCGGACGGATGGGTTACCGCCAGCATCTGGTCAGGTCGCTGCTGGCCATTCAGGCCGACGGCGGCGTCGAGTTGTCCGACGGCCGGCGGGTCGGCATCCGCCCGGTCCTGGTCGGTCGCAATGCCGAGAAGCTGGCCGAGATCGCCAAGCGGCATGAGATCGCCGAGTGGACCACCGACCTGGACGCCGCGCTGGCCGATCCCCGGATCGACATCTACTTCGACAGCCAGTTGACCAGCGCCCGGGTGCCGGCGGTCAAGAAGGCCATCGCGGCCGGCAAGAACATCTACGCCGAGAAGCCGATCGCCGAGACCTCCGAGGAGGCGCGGGATCTGATCGCGCTCGCCGAGGAAGCCGGGGTGAAGAACGGGGTGGTACACGACAAGCTCTACCTGCCCGGTCTGCGCAAGCTGCGTCGGCTGATCGACTCCGGCTTCTTCGGCCGGATCCTGTCGGTCCGTGGCGAGTTCGGCTACTGGGTCTTCGAGGGGGACTGGATCCCGTCCCAGCGGCCGAGCTGGAACTACCGCTCCGAGGACGGCGGCGGCATCGTTTCCGACATGTTCCCGCACTGGAATTACGTGCTGGAGGGTCTGTTCGGTCAGGTCCGTTCGGTGTACGCGCAGGCGGTAACCCACATCGACGAGCGGGTGGACGAGCAGGGCAAGCCGTACACCGCGACCGCCGACGACGCCGCCTATGCGGTGTTCGAACTGGAGGGCGGAGTGATCGCGCAGCTCAACTCCAGTTGGGATGTCCGGGTGCATCGCAACGAACTGGTCGAATTCCAGGTGGACGGCACCTTGGGCAGTGCGGTAGTCGGACTGTTCGGCGCCGAGATCCAGCCACGGACCGCGACCCCGCGACCGACCTGGAATCCGGACGTCAAAGATGATCATGACTACCTGGCCGACTGGCATCAGGTGCCGGAGACCACCCCGATGGGCAACGGCTTCCGGGCGCAGTGGGAGGACTTCATCCGGCACGTGCTGGACGACGGCCCGCACCCGTACGACTTCCGGTCCGGGGCACGCGGCGTCCGGCTGGCCGAGTTGGCGTTGCGGAGCTCGGCCGGCGGCAAGCGGATCGAGGTGCCGGCCGAATGA
- a CDS encoding ribonuclease domain-containing protein: MLVGVLLLVLVLLSGCGATTAGHPTSGASVDPVSGLPYLDQDQLPPQARQTIKLIDAGGPYPYDEDGSVFGNREGILPQEPNDYYHEYTVPTPGESDRGARRIVTGDHDTIFYYTDDHYDSFSRVRR; this comes from the coding sequence GTGCTGGTCGGGGTGCTGCTGTTGGTGTTGGTGCTGTTGTCGGGCTGCGGGGCGACCACGGCGGGCCATCCGACCTCCGGCGCGAGCGTCGATCCGGTGTCCGGGCTGCCGTACCTCGATCAAGATCAACTTCCGCCGCAGGCAAGGCAGACGATCAAGCTGATCGACGCCGGCGGGCCCTACCCGTACGACGAGGACGGTTCGGTCTTCGGCAATCGGGAAGGCATCCTGCCACAGGAGCCCAACGACTACTACCACGAGTACACGGTGCCGACGCCGGGCGAGAGCGATCGCGGTGCGCGCCGGATCGTCACCGGTGATCACGACACGATCTTCTACTACACCGATGATCACTACGACAGCTTCTCCAGGGTTCGCCGATGA
- a CDS encoding dihydrodipicolinate synthase family protein, giving the protein MTAFSLLDDHGRLTSYESGAVEPLTRPTGRFRSRIAYAAAHVVPYAWSDNVPGAPAEIDWDATLGFRRHLWSWGLGVADAMDTAQRNMGLDAAATRELIARSAAEARTESGFDDLADAVVVGVNTDHLDEPEISLDRIKAGYLDQLEFTQQQGAGVVLMASRHLARTAQSPQDYVDVYSALLEQAESPVILHWLGEAFDPQLAGYFGSSDAAEASKIVLQIIGEHADKVRGIKMSLLDANAEIAVRAELPDGVRLFTGDDFNYVGLIEGDGERHSDALLGAFAAVGPNASAAIQALDAGDHDRYRSILGPTEALSRQIFAAPTFYYKTGVAFLSWLNGHQPSPAMIGGLHSARSLPHLSEIVRLAAEANALSDPDLAAARWHGLLSLNGIEAGR; this is encoded by the coding sequence ATGACCGCCTTCTCGCTGCTTGATGATCATGGTCGACTGACCTCGTACGAGTCCGGAGCGGTCGAACCGCTGACCCGGCCGACCGGGCGGTTCAGGAGCCGGATCGCTTATGCGGCAGCACATGTGGTGCCGTACGCCTGGTCCGACAACGTGCCCGGCGCGCCGGCCGAGATCGACTGGGACGCCACCCTCGGCTTCCGTCGGCATCTGTGGTCCTGGGGGCTCGGCGTGGCCGACGCGATGGACACGGCGCAACGCAACATGGGTCTCGATGCCGCCGCGACCCGCGAGCTGATCGCCCGCAGTGCGGCCGAGGCGAGGACCGAGTCCGGCTTTGATGATCTTGCCGACGCCGTGGTGGTGGGTGTCAACACCGATCACCTCGACGAGCCGGAGATCAGCCTCGATCGGATCAAGGCCGGTTACCTTGATCAACTCGAATTCACCCAGCAGCAGGGCGCGGGTGTGGTGCTGATGGCCAGCCGGCATCTGGCCCGGACAGCGCAGTCACCACAGGACTACGTCGATGTCTACTCCGCGTTGCTGGAGCAGGCCGAGTCGCCGGTGATCCTGCACTGGCTGGGGGAGGCGTTCGATCCGCAGCTGGCCGGCTACTTCGGCAGCTCCGACGCCGCGGAGGCGAGCAAGATCGTCTTGCAGATCATCGGCGAACACGCCGACAAGGTCCGCGGGATCAAGATGAGCCTGCTGGATGCCAACGCCGAGATCGCTGTCAGGGCAGAGCTTCCGGACGGCGTCAGGCTGTTCACCGGCGACGATTTCAACTACGTCGGACTGATCGAGGGCGACGGCGAGCGACACTCCGATGCACTGCTGGGCGCCTTCGCCGCGGTCGGCCCGAACGCGTCCGCGGCGATCCAGGCGCTGGACGCCGGTGATCATGATCGGTATCGGTCCATCCTCGGGCCGACCGAGGCCCTGTCCCGGCAGATCTTCGCCGCGCCGACCTTCTACTACAAGACCGGTGTCGCCTTCCTGTCCTGGCTGAACGGCCACCAGCCCAGCCCGGCCATGATCGGCGGACTGCACAGCGCCCGCAGCCTGCCGCATCTGTCCGAGATCGTCCGACTCGCGGCCGAGGCTAACGCGCTGTCCGATCCCGATCTTGCTGCCGCTCGGTGGCACGGATTGCTGTCCCTGAACGGAATCGAGGCAGGACGGTGA
- a CDS encoding sugar phosphate isomerase/epimerase family protein, which produces MTHGRFSLNQATIKYASLAEALQVAVDTGYESIGLWREPVQEVGLDKAVELVTDSGLRVSSLCRGGFFTGQPGPVRDAALDDNRRALDEARRLGTDTLVLVAGGLPEGDRDLAGARERVRDAIGELADDARAAGVRLAIEPLHPMYAADRAVINTLGQALDIAEQFPAEVAGVVVDTFHIWWDPQVLEQIARAGAGGRITSYQVCDWITPLPADNLLSRGIVGDGHIDFTPITRAVVAAGYTGDIETEVFHADVWARPYAEVAAEVADRYHRLIEPDL; this is translated from the coding sequence GTGACGCACGGACGGTTCTCCCTCAACCAGGCGACGATCAAGTACGCGTCCCTGGCCGAGGCTTTGCAGGTGGCCGTTGACACCGGCTACGAGTCGATCGGGCTGTGGCGTGAGCCGGTCCAGGAGGTCGGGCTGGACAAGGCCGTCGAGCTGGTCACTGACTCCGGTCTGCGGGTCTCCAGCCTGTGCCGCGGCGGCTTCTTCACCGGCCAGCCGGGGCCGGTCCGCGACGCCGCGCTGGACGACAACCGGCGAGCCCTGGACGAGGCTCGTCGGCTCGGCACCGACACCCTGGTGCTCGTGGCCGGTGGGTTGCCCGAGGGTGATCGTGATCTTGCCGGAGCCCGGGAGCGGGTCCGCGACGCCATCGGTGAGCTCGCCGACGACGCCCGGGCAGCGGGTGTCCGGCTGGCGATCGAGCCGCTCCATCCCATGTATGCAGCGGATCGGGCCGTGATCAACACCCTTGGTCAGGCTCTTGACATCGCCGAGCAGTTCCCGGCCGAGGTGGCCGGCGTGGTGGTGGACACCTTCCACATCTGGTGGGATCCGCAGGTGCTGGAGCAGATCGCGCGCGCCGGCGCCGGTGGCCGGATCACCAGCTACCAGGTCTGCGACTGGATCACCCCGTTGCCGGCCGACAACCTGCTGTCCCGGGGCATCGTCGGTGACGGTCACATCGACTTCACGCCGATCACCCGGGCCGTGGTCGCGGCCGGCTACACGGGCGACATCGAGACCGAGGTCTTCCACGCCGACGTCTGGGCCCGGCCGTACGCGGAGGTGGCCGCCGAGGTCGCCGATCGCTACCACCGGCTGATCGAACCCGACCTCTGA
- a CDS encoding DUF4185 domain-containing protein, giving the protein MDATQPSTPRSSRLSRRLLIGGAAATLGTGIAARQLTPAAAVPPVKADGITISKITDITGPDLTGRFGLSWVDLGIPVRCPDGRTLYVFGDSFGPAWGENWRSPTAAWSRTRGLPSGVRVDQAVGGNWATQLIPYQHGDEISTIIPSDLITIGDTIYLQAVVNQGFGNVIWSGIWTSTDNGATWQDSGARFPGAAHNQMWQLFTWALGSDGWVYVYSAKFLRASPMILHRVRPERLTDPDAYEPWGVAGGRWQWGAGPDPVTDGIIGEMSLRQLGDRWVFTWFNPDQYRIDAMVLDHPSQDLRQTESVTLLHGTSWDAQDTNHVAQLYGSYVIPGSRLDDLHLTVSQWNTSDNSVYHVSQYRFRGLGRWL; this is encoded by the coding sequence GTGGACGCCACGCAGCCGTCAACACCAAGATCATCACGACTTTCTCGACGCCTCCTGATCGGCGGTGCCGCCGCCACCCTCGGCACCGGGATCGCGGCGCGACAGCTGACGCCGGCCGCCGCCGTTCCACCGGTGAAGGCGGACGGCATCACGATCAGCAAGATCACCGACATCACCGGCCCGGACCTGACCGGCCGATTCGGCTTGAGTTGGGTTGATCTCGGCATTCCGGTGCGCTGCCCGGACGGTCGAACGTTGTACGTGTTCGGGGACAGCTTCGGGCCGGCCTGGGGAGAGAACTGGCGATCGCCCACCGCAGCCTGGTCCCGTACTCGCGGCCTGCCGTCGGGCGTCCGTGTTGATCAGGCGGTCGGCGGCAACTGGGCCACCCAGTTGATCCCGTACCAGCACGGCGACGAGATCTCGACCATCATCCCGTCGGATCTGATCACCATCGGCGACACGATCTACCTGCAGGCGGTGGTCAACCAGGGCTTCGGCAACGTGATCTGGAGCGGGATCTGGACCTCCACCGACAACGGGGCGACCTGGCAGGATTCGGGTGCGCGTTTCCCCGGCGCGGCGCACAACCAGATGTGGCAGCTCTTCACCTGGGCGCTCGGGTCGGACGGCTGGGTTTACGTGTATTCGGCGAAGTTCCTCCGAGCGAGCCCGATGATCTTGCATCGGGTGCGGCCCGAGCGGTTGACCGATCCCGACGCGTACGAACCGTGGGGAGTCGCCGGCGGTCGGTGGCAATGGGGCGCCGGCCCGGACCCGGTGACGGACGGCATCATCGGCGAGATGTCGCTACGACAGTTGGGAGATCGTTGGGTCTTCACCTGGTTCAATCCGGACCAGTATCGGATCGACGCGATGGTTCTTGATCATCCGAGCCAGGACCTGCGGCAGACCGAATCCGTCACCCTGCTGCACGGCACCAGCTGGGACGCGCAGGACACCAACCACGTGGCCCAGCTCTACGGCAGCTACGTCATCCCCGGTTCCCGGTTGGACGACCTGCACCTGACCGTGAGCCAGTGGAACACCAGCGACAACAGCGTTTATCACGTCTCGCAGTACCGATTCCGCGGTCTCGGCCGCTGGTTGTAA
- a CDS encoding thiamine phosphate synthase, translating to MNVLIGVGAQVKLARLMLTTDTRSVRGDLGPFLEAAVAGGVDLVQIREPGLDHETELAALRTAWDVAARHRHLVVVTDSDRLATDFGADVVQLSNPGDSAELADFKARLGRFTRLGAEVATGAELQRLLDEPAIDYLLVDAADDFALAEQAAAAAPVAEVASKPWFAVGEYDAARLEQAIAAGVRRIAVSRTLTEADDPRTAARELSQRLREFWSADPDLTRLTFAALAEQA from the coding sequence GTGAACGTGCTGATCGGCGTCGGAGCTCAGGTGAAGCTGGCCCGACTGATGCTGACCACCGACACGCGATCCGTACGGGGCGATCTCGGCCCCTTCCTGGAGGCGGCGGTGGCCGGCGGTGTTGATCTTGTCCAGATCCGCGAGCCGGGACTTGATCATGAAACCGAACTGGCTGCGCTGCGTACGGCCTGGGATGTGGCCGCCCGGCATCGGCATCTGGTGGTGGTCACCGACTCGGATCGACTGGCGACCGACTTCGGCGCCGACGTGGTCCAGCTGAGCAACCCGGGAGACAGCGCCGAATTGGCTGACTTCAAGGCTCGGCTGGGACGCTTCACCCGGCTCGGCGCCGAGGTGGCGACCGGAGCGGAGCTCCAGCGGCTGCTGGACGAGCCGGCGATCGACTATTTGCTGGTCGACGCCGCCGACGACTTCGCGCTCGCCGAGCAGGCGGCCGCGGCGGCCCCGGTTGCCGAGGTGGCTTCCAAGCCCTGGTTCGCGGTCGGCGAGTACGACGCCGCGCGGCTGGAGCAGGCGATCGCGGCCGGAGTCCGTCGGATCGCCGTCAGCCGCACCCTGACCGAGGCCGACGACCCTCGTACGGCCGCGCGCGAGCTGTCGCAACGGCTGCGCGAATTCTGGTCCGCCGACCCGGACCTCACCCGTCTCACCTTCGCCGCCCTGGCCGAACAGGCCTGA
- a CDS encoding ArsR/SmtB family transcription factor: MTTYQVDGWTALGDPRRREIFERLVERPRTVAELTGELPISQPAISQHLKVLREADLVGFRPDGARRVYRVKPEGIAALRADLDRFWASTLANFKQLADAEAAQRKDNDHD; the protein is encoded by the coding sequence GTGACCACTTATCAGGTCGACGGGTGGACGGCCCTCGGCGATCCCAGGCGGCGGGAGATCTTCGAACGCCTGGTCGAGCGGCCGCGTACGGTCGCCGAACTCACCGGGGAACTGCCGATCAGCCAACCGGCGATCTCCCAACACCTGAAGGTGCTGCGGGAGGCGGACCTGGTCGGGTTCCGGCCGGACGGCGCCCGTCGCGTCTACCGGGTGAAGCCCGAGGGCATTGCCGCTCTGCGGGCCGATCTCGACCGTTTCTGGGCCAGCACGTTGGCCAACTTCAAACAACTCGCGGACGCCGAAGCCGCGCAGCGGAAGGACAACGATCATGACTGA